The stretch of DNA AACGTGACATGCCATATTTAGTTGAAATGATCAAAGAGGTTAAATCGTTAGGTTTAGAGTCTTGTATGACATTAGGTATGCTCGATAACGATCAAGCAACACAACTAGCTGATGCCGGTCTGGATTATTATAATCATAATCTAGATACCTCTCCTGAGTATTACGATAAAATTATTACTACGCGTAGCTATCAAGATCGATTAGATACGCTTGATAACGTGCGAAGTGCGGGAATGAAAGTGTGTAGCGGTGGTATTGTTGGTTTAGGCGAGCAGGGAAAAGATCGTTCAGGCTTATTAGTACAATTAGCCAATATGCCACAACAGCCAGAAAGCGTGCCTATTAATAAATTGGTAAAAGTGCAAGGTACACCACTAGACAATGTGGATGATCTTGATGAGTTTACCTTTATCAAAACTATTGCCATTGCAAGAATCATGATGCCTAAGTCACACGTGCGTTTATCTGCAGGACGCGATGCTATGTCCGAACAAACACAAGCACTGTGTTTTATGGCAGGGGCAAACTCAATTTTCTATGGCTGTAAACTACTCACAACTGACAATCCCGATGAAAATTCAGATATGCAACTGTTTAAGAAATTAGGCATCAATAAAGAAGCGGTGAATCTGTCCCCCTTTGAAAAAGAACAAACTGTTGATGCTGCAATCATTCGCCATGCTGAAAAAGATGAATTGTTCTACGATGCAACAGCGAAGCTATAATAGTGGCCTTTGATTTTATATCACAACAGTTAGACACGCGAAAAAATGACGGTTTATACCGTCAAACGCAGACAGCGCAAACGCCACAGGGCCGTTATATCACGGTTAATGGCCAGCGTTATTTAAATTTTTCAAGTAATGATTATCTTGGGCTTGCCTCTGATCCAGCGGTTATCACTGCCTGGCAGGAAGGGGCTGATCGATATGGTGTCGGCAGTGGCGGTTCGTATCTTGTCACCGGTTATAACCAAGCACACCTCGAATTAACCGAACAACTCAAAGCATGGCTAGGTGTAGAAGCCTTAGCGCTATTTAGCTCTGGCTACTCCGCGAATCAAGCCATTATCAAACTGTTACTTGATAAAAATGCGTTATTACTGCAAGACAAATTAAACCATGCCTCATTGATGGAAGCGGGCAGTTTAGCTCATTGTAAAATGTTACGTTTTAAACATAATGACAGCGCTCATCTCTGCAGTTTGCTAGAAAAACAACAAAATCCAAATACGCTCATCATTAGTGAAGGGGTTTTCAGTATGGATGGTGATCAAGCGCCCATCGCTTCATTACTGCAATCGAGCCAACAACATAACAACTGGTTGATGATAGACGATGCCCACGGACTTGGGGTATTAGGTGAAAATGGACGAGGCAGCGTCGTAGAAGCTGGTTTTAAGAATCAAGACTTACAAATATATATGGCAACATTTGGTAAAGCACTCGGTGTTGGTGGTGCTTTTGTCGCAGGTAGCCAATCATTTATTGATTACCTGACCAACTTCAGCAAGCCCTATATCTATACAACGGGACTACCGCCAGCGATGGCGCATGCCATTATGATAGCCGCCCAAATGGCTGAACAAGAGCAATGGCGACGTGATAAATTACACTCGCTTATTCACTACTTTCGCCAACAAGCAACCTTGCACGGGATTGTTTTATCTGCGACCAATTTACAGGAATCACAAACTGCGATTCAACCTATCATCATTGGCGATAGTAAAAAAACGCTCATTGTTGCAGAACAATTAAAGAAATTTGGTTTTTGGGTAACCGCTATTCGTCCACCGACAGTCCCTGTCAATAGTGCTCGCCTACGAATAACCCTTACTACGCGTCATGAACAACAGGATATCAAAGAGTTGGTCAGTACAATCTCAACGATATTAAGTGAGCACTAATGCGCCTTAATATCGATAAAAAAGCAGTTCAAAGCTCGTTTTCAAAAGCAGCACCTCATTATGATCAATTTGCACAATTACAACGCGATATTGGTGAGCAATTACTGCATAACGTCGTAAATGATAACACAGCGACCGCAACACCTATGCCATTAGCGAGCAAGATAGTCGACCTTGGTTGTGGCACCGGATATTTTAGTGAAAAACTAAATCAAGCCTTTGTCGATGCAGAGTTAACCTGTTTTGATCTCTCCGAGGCGATGTTAAAACAAACACAACAACGGTCATTAAAAAATGTCACCTTTGAACAAGGGGATATTGACCAATTACCCTTTGCTAACGAGAGTGTCGATATCATCTACTCTAACCTCGTTGTGCAGTGGAGTGAAAATTTAAAGCACTGTTTACAACAAATAAAAAAAGCGCTCTCACAAGACGGTAAGGCTTACATATCCACTTTATTATCAGGTACATTATTTGAGCTTACAGAAGCATGGAAACAGGTTGATGACGCTGTGCATACCAATCGATTTCTCGCGTTAGAGGAAGTCAACTTGATTTTATCTGAGCTTAACTTCAGTAAAGTTCAAATAAAAACTGAAACACGAACTTTGCAATATGATAGCGTAATCGAAGTGATGCGAGCGCTAAAAGGTATCGGCGCCAATCATGTCCACAGAGATGACAACCAAAATATAAAGCCCACAGGAAAAGATCGCTTAATCAAGCTCGATATGGGATACGCCCCCTTTAAAAACGCACAGGGAAAGCTAAATTTAACTTATCAAGTTTGTTACATTGAGGTACTAAAATGACACAGACCTTTTTCATTACCGGTACTGACACCGATGTTGGTAAAACCGTATGTTGCGCGGCTTTATTACAAGCTGCAAATCAGCAAGGATTGAAAACCCTTGCTTATAAACCCATAGCTGCAGGTTGCGAGAAAACGAGTGCAGGCTTGCGAAATGATGATGCATTGACGTTGCAACAATACAGTAATATTGAAGCTGACTACGATCTCATTAATCCTATTGCTTTTGAACAACCGATTGCACCACATATTGCTGCCGAATTGGAAAACAGGTCAATCAGTATCGACAATATTACCCTAGGGCTTGAAAAACTACAAAGCTATCATCCCGATGTTTTATTCGTAGAGGGAGCTGGTGGCTGGTCTTTACCGTTAAATAATAAACAACTGCTTTCTGATTGGGTTGAAGCGCAACAATTATCAGTGATTATCGTCGTCGGTATGAAGCTAGGTTGCCTCAATCATGCACTACTAACTTACCAAACTATCAAAAGTGCTGGATTAAAAGTGGCAGGGTGGATTGCAAATCAGACGCAAACTGAAATGCCTTATTACGCACAAAATTTAGCATTATTAAATGCCAAGATAGACGCGCCACTGTTAGCTGAGATCCCCCATCTGCCTCAAGCGGAGCATCATAACCTTGGGCAGTATGTTGATCTTAAGTCATTAAAGATCTGAATATGGACTTCGCACACAGTTAGCTCCGGCCTGTAAAACATGTGTGTATATTTGTGTTGTGCGTAAGTCAGAGTGTCCTAATTGCTCTTGTACCGTGCGAATATCAGCCCCACGCTGTAAAAGATGAGTTGCAAATGAATGGCGCAACGTGTGGCAAGTCACTGGCTTATTAATCGCGACAGCTTTAGAAGTTTCCCGTACCGCTTTTTGTAAATTTGATTCATGTACATGATGACGTCGATATAACTGTACACTAGGATCCATCGATAACCTTGCAGAGGGAAAAAGATAGTGCCAATTAAATTCCTTCTCAGCATTAGGGAATTTAAGTGCCATCGCATAGGGTAAATATACACCAGCATATTGTGTGCTATGAATGTCTTGTTGATAATACAACTGCGCTGCGGCTACCTGCTTTTTAAGTGGCTCGACCAATTCCTTAGCCAAAGTAACACGTCGATGTTTGCCACCTTTACCATGCCATATTTGAATAGATAAATAATCTAGATCGATATCTTGCACCCGTAACCTCACTACCTCCATTAAACGCAAACCACTGGCATAGAGTAATTGAATAGGCAGGGAGACAGGTGCAGGAATATTTTTTAATAATAAAGCGGTTTCTTCCGGTGTTAAAACAACCGGTAATTTGGGCTGTGCTGAGGTTCTGTTATATTTTAAATCCAAGGTAAGCGGATTATCTAAAAACTCTTTATATAAATAAACAATCGCATTAAGGGCCAAAGCCTGAGTTTTTGGAGCAACATTCCGATTGTTCGCTAAGTGAGAAAGAAACTGCTCGACCTCTTTATCATGGCACTGTGTGGGATGTTTCTTTTGATTGAAAAGAATAAAGGCTTTTATCCAGTGCACATAACTTTCAATGGTACGCTTTGCATAACGACGCATCTTCATATTTTCAGCAACAGCTTTGATAAAAGGCGACTTCATTTAGCAACTCCCAATTAAAAACACATGTATTTATATACAGTATAGTTGTTTTTCCACCTTTTAGTATGAAACACAACTATTTTTAGGTGTACTCAGTGACTTATCGTTGATTTATTTAGTTAAGTTATTGTTATAAATGATACAGCCTGTAAAATATTTGAATTATTTTATAGCGATGGATCCCACCTTTCTTCCGTAGATTGTGATTTTATCCGTCTAATAAGCTGTTAGTTGGTTTTTAAAATCGTGGTTGGTAATTCTTTCTACGAAGTATTTCAGGCTAAGGTTTGAGCTTGGTAATCTTCAAAGCCGTTGCCTTTTAGTTTTCGTTTGTAACTCGCTCATTCCGCCAAAATATGCAGTCGCTAATAGTCGTCTGGTGCAAAGTTTAATTCGTGGTTTATTCATAACTCTCGGCTCCATTAGCTCCGCTTATTTTATAATGGCGTCATTCTGGTTTCTAGTTTTCAAGGTGTAACCACGAGAGTGATGTTTAGTTGAATTGAATCCAAGTTTTTCAATATGTTACTAGATAGTTTTTCTTATTTTGGTTATCGTGTTTCTTAAGGTAATTAATACTGCCAAACACAACTAACAAGCACTTTAAACGGAACAAAAACAGTTGGCTTTGTTTCGCTTCGCTCCACATTATAGCCAACAATTTTTGTCCGCTTAAGTGGGCGTTATCAGGCTTACGTAAATAGCTTTTGGGTTGTTGTGAGTTTGGTCGTATTTGGAAGGGCTGTTTTCAATTGAATGTGTTTTGCCTTGTGGTTTTAAAGTAACATTCAAAGTGTTTCAGTTTCGGTGTTAAATCTTGGTTTTCACTGGATTTTAAATAAGTGTTCAGTTTCACATTCGTTGTGCAATTTTCCATTTATTAACGGCGCTAAAACCTGTTTAGGTTCCCAATCGCCGTGCTACACAGGCGTTTAAACGGAACAAAAAACATT from Psychromonas sp. psych-6C06 encodes:
- the bioF gene encoding 8-amino-7-oxononanoate synthase; the encoded protein is MAFDFISQQLDTRKNDGLYRQTQTAQTPQGRYITVNGQRYLNFSSNDYLGLASDPAVITAWQEGADRYGVGSGGSYLVTGYNQAHLELTEQLKAWLGVEALALFSSGYSANQAIIKLLLDKNALLLQDKLNHASLMEAGSLAHCKMLRFKHNDSAHLCSLLEKQQNPNTLIISEGVFSMDGDQAPIASLLQSSQQHNNWLMIDDAHGLGVLGENGRGSVVEAGFKNQDLQIYMATFGKALGVGGAFVAGSQSFIDYLTNFSKPYIYTTGLPPAMAHAIMIAAQMAEQEQWRRDKLHSLIHYFRQQATLHGIVLSATNLQESQTAIQPIIIGDSKKTLIVAEQLKKFGFWVTAIRPPTVPVNSARLRITLTTRHEQQDIKELVSTISTILSEH
- a CDS encoding integron integrase — encoded protein: MKSPFIKAVAENMKMRRYAKRTIESYVHWIKAFILFNQKKHPTQCHDKEVEQFLSHLANNRNVAPKTQALALNAIVYLYKEFLDNPLTLDLKYNRTSAQPKLPVVLTPEETALLLKNIPAPVSLPIQLLYASGLRLMEVVRLRVQDIDLDYLSIQIWHGKGGKHRRVTLAKELVEPLKKQVAAAQLYYQQDIHSTQYAGVYLPYAMALKFPNAEKEFNWHYLFPSARLSMDPSVQLYRRHHVHESNLQKAVRETSKAVAINKPVTCHTLRHSFATHLLQRGADIRTVQEQLGHSDLRTTQIYTHVLQAGANCVRSPYSDL
- the bioC gene encoding malonyl-ACP O-methyltransferase BioC, giving the protein MRLNIDKKAVQSSFSKAAPHYDQFAQLQRDIGEQLLHNVVNDNTATATPMPLASKIVDLGCGTGYFSEKLNQAFVDAELTCFDLSEAMLKQTQQRSLKNVTFEQGDIDQLPFANESVDIIYSNLVVQWSENLKHCLQQIKKALSQDGKAYISTLLSGTLFELTEAWKQVDDAVHTNRFLALEEVNLILSELNFSKVQIKTETRTLQYDSVIEVMRALKGIGANHVHRDDNQNIKPTGKDRLIKLDMGYAPFKNAQGKLNLTYQVCYIEVLK
- the bioB gene encoding biotin synthase BioB, yielding MSHTTVRNNWTVDEVEAMFALPFMDLLFEAQTIHRANFPKNQVQVSTLLSIKTGACPEDCKYCPQSARYDTGLEKETLMEVNKVIKAAKDAKATGSTRFCMGAAWKNPKQRDMPYLVEMIKEVKSLGLESCMTLGMLDNDQATQLADAGLDYYNHNLDTSPEYYDKIITTRSYQDRLDTLDNVRSAGMKVCSGGIVGLGEQGKDRSGLLVQLANMPQQPESVPINKLVKVQGTPLDNVDDLDEFTFIKTIAIARIMMPKSHVRLSAGRDAMSEQTQALCFMAGANSIFYGCKLLTTDNPDENSDMQLFKKLGINKEAVNLSPFEKEQTVDAAIIRHAEKDELFYDATAKL
- the bioD gene encoding dethiobiotin synthase; this encodes MTQTFFITGTDTDVGKTVCCAALLQAANQQGLKTLAYKPIAAGCEKTSAGLRNDDALTLQQYSNIEADYDLINPIAFEQPIAPHIAAELENRSISIDNITLGLEKLQSYHPDVLFVEGAGGWSLPLNNKQLLSDWVEAQQLSVIIVVGMKLGCLNHALLTYQTIKSAGLKVAGWIANQTQTEMPYYAQNLALLNAKIDAPLLAEIPHLPQAEHHNLGQYVDLKSLKI